A single Thiohalobacter thiocyanaticus DNA region contains:
- a CDS encoding MFS transporter, translated as MASHSHQRGIYGWALYDWANSAFSTTVMAGFFPVFFKQVWNAGEPVALSTFRLGLANSLASLVVMLAAPLIGAMADQLGYRKGALLIFAALGILMTGALAWIQAGHWELAALTYALAVIGFSGSNLFYDALLVYIAPLRDSDRVSALGFALGYLGGGLLFSLNLVMAWQPEWFGLADRDAAVRAAFLSVAVWWVVFSLPLLLWVHEPQPPSRPTWGASLSRGGRQLVRTLREIRALPEAFIFLLAYWFYIDGVGTIIRMAVDYGLSLGFPDTSLVTALLITQFVGFPATLVFGRLGGLMGTRNAIYLALGLYMLITLWGAFMSAVWEFYLLATAVGLVQGGVQALSRSLFARLIPLRQSAELFGFYNMLGKFAAVLGPLLMGTVVLVTGSPRVGIVSVLLLFGIGVWLLSRVDIERGEQRVNAGT; from the coding sequence ATGGCATCCCATTCCCACCAGCGCGGCATCTACGGCTGGGCCCTGTACGACTGGGCCAACTCCGCCTTCTCCACCACGGTCATGGCCGGCTTCTTCCCGGTCTTCTTCAAGCAGGTCTGGAACGCCGGCGAGCCGGTCGCGCTGAGCACCTTCCGCCTGGGTCTGGCCAATTCGCTGGCCAGCCTGGTGGTGATGCTGGCCGCGCCCCTGATCGGCGCGATGGCCGACCAGCTCGGGTACCGCAAGGGCGCGCTGCTGATCTTCGCCGCCCTGGGTATTCTCATGACCGGCGCGCTGGCCTGGATCCAGGCCGGACACTGGGAACTGGCCGCGCTGACCTACGCCCTGGCGGTGATCGGCTTCTCCGGCAGCAACCTCTTCTATGACGCCCTGCTGGTCTACATCGCCCCGCTGCGCGACAGCGACCGGGTCTCGGCACTGGGCTTCGCCCTGGGCTACCTGGGCGGCGGCCTGCTGTTCAGCCTCAACCTGGTCATGGCCTGGCAGCCGGAATGGTTCGGCCTGGCCGACCGCGATGCGGCCGTGCGGGCCGCCTTCCTCTCGGTGGCAGTCTGGTGGGTGGTATTCTCGCTGCCGCTGCTGCTGTGGGTGCATGAGCCGCAGCCGCCGTCACGGCCGACCTGGGGCGCAAGCCTGAGCCGGGGCGGACGTCAACTCGTGCGCACCCTGCGCGAGATCCGCGCCCTGCCGGAGGCCTTCATCTTCCTGCTCGCCTACTGGTTCTACATAGACGGCGTGGGCACCATCATCCGCATGGCGGTGGACTACGGCCTGTCGCTGGGCTTCCCCGACACCAGCCTGGTCACCGCCCTGCTGATCACCCAGTTCGTCGGCTTTCCCGCCACCCTGGTGTTCGGCCGCCTGGGCGGCCTGATGGGCACCCGCAATGCCATCTACCTGGCGCTGGGGCTGTACATGCTCATCACCCTGTGGGGCGCCTTCATGAGCGCGGTGTGGGAGTTCTATCTGCTGGCCACCGCCGTGGGCCTGGTCCAGGGCGGGGTGCAGGCACTGAGCCGATCGCTGTTCGCCCGCCTGATTCCGCTGCGGCAGTCGGCGGAACTGTTCGGTTTCTACAACATGCTGGGCAAGTTCGCCGCCGTGCTGGGACCGCTGCTGATGGGGACGGTGGTGCTGGTCACCGGCTCGCCGCGTGTGGGCATTGTCTCCGTGCTGCTGCTGTTCGGCATCGGCGTCTGGCTGCTCTCGAGGGTGGACATCGAGCGCGGCGAGCAGCGCGTGAACGCAGGCACGTAG